A stretch of Endozoicomonas sp. SCSIO W0465 DNA encodes these proteins:
- a CDS encoding IS1595 family transposase: MQSELFKNFIDSISTLTSEQRDILNNSLLSTQIEVTEVVETTDSEPVYSESIPNNDNATPDVEKSILAQFAENPRCPKCKSHSVGRWGIRNGRQRYHCKTCDSTFNAFSGTPLARLRHPEKWNKYLAGMTHSMVLRPAAAENAIDLKTAFRWRHRFLEVINNDQAEELCGITELDETFFRESFKGQREGLPRPTRKRGNDPNKARKVPVMVARDRNRNTVDGVLENESANELCRHLNGRISIQATVCADAHLAHEKLADKLGFVFKELVTSAGQHVVEGIYHIQTVNSYHSHLKRWIGGVFQGVATRYLPHYLAWRRELTAAKKLTVGRLISRITEHWCFQPLTVT; encoded by the coding sequence ATGCAATCTGAACTCTTCAAGAATTTTATTGATTCCATTTCAACATTAACCAGTGAACAGCGAGACATTCTTAACAACTCGCTCCTTAGTACTCAAATAGAGGTTACCGAGGTAGTAGAAACCACTGACTCTGAACCTGTTTACAGTGAATCTATACCCAATAACGATAATGCAACACCTGACGTAGAAAAGAGCATACTTGCCCAATTTGCCGAAAACCCCAGGTGCCCCAAATGCAAAAGCCATAGCGTTGGTCGCTGGGGCATACGAAATGGCCGACAGCGCTACCACTGCAAGACTTGCGACTCAACGTTTAACGCCTTTAGTGGAACGCCTTTGGCAAGGCTCAGGCACCCTGAAAAATGGAACAAGTACCTCGCAGGTATGACTCACTCTATGGTCTTGCGACCAGCTGCTGCTGAGAATGCCATTGACTTGAAAACTGCGTTCCGCTGGCGTCACCGCTTTCTTGAAGTGATTAATAATGATCAAGCAGAAGAGCTTTGTGGCATTACTGAGCTTGATGAAACATTTTTCCGTGAATCCTTCAAAGGGCAAAGAGAAGGCCTTCCACGGCCAACCCGAAAGCGGGGTAATGATCCCAACAAAGCCCGAAAAGTCCCGGTAATGGTGGCTCGGGACCGTAATCGAAATACCGTTGACGGTGTATTAGAAAACGAAAGTGCTAATGAATTGTGCAGGCATTTAAATGGCCGCATATCGATACAGGCCACGGTCTGTGCGGATGCACACCTCGCTCACGAAAAACTTGCTGACAAGCTTGGATTTGTCTTCAAGGAGCTGGTGACATCAGCAGGTCAACATGTTGTTGAAGGCATCTACCACATCCAGACTGTAAATTCTTATCACAGTCATTTAAAACGCTGGATTGGCGGCGTATTCCAAGGGGTTGCAACTCGTTACCTTCCCCATTATCTGGCCTGGAGGCGAGAACTGACGGCAGCAAAAAAATTAACTGTTGGCCGGTTGATCAGCAGAATTACTGAACATTGGTGCTTCCAACCATTAACGGTAACTTAG
- a CDS encoding NADPH-dependent 2,4-dienoyl-CoA reductase — protein MTTPYPHLLAPLDLGFTTLKNRVLMGSMHTNLEEQPNGFERLATYFAERAAGGVGLIVTGGIAPNEESGGMPGAATMETMDDVRHHQIVTDAVHRAGGKICMQILHTGRYAYHPKSIAPSAIQAPINPFKPRELTSDEIDGQIESFVQSAALAKQAGYDGVEIMGSEGYFINQFIVERTNQRKDDWGGEYSQRIRLPVAMVKQTRDRVGPDFIIIYRLSMLDLVEGGSSWDEIVQLAKAIEQAGATIINTGIGWHEARIPTIATMVPRAAFTWVTAKIRHEINIPVITSNRINMPETAEQVLARGDADMVSMARPMLADAQWVNKAAEGRADEINTCIGCNQACLDHVFYLQPVSCLVNPRACHETELNYLPTSAPKKLAVVGAGPAGMAFATTAAYRGHNVTLFDAADRIGGQFNIAKTVPGKEEFEETLRYFKRQIELTGVALKLNHKVTAEELENSDFDQVIIATGITPRKLELEGIDHAKVLSYLDVFKGAPVGNKVAVIGAGGIGFDLCELITQEGSSSSLDIPAFMKEWGVDMTLENRSGLLPESEHPKSSKEVFLLQRKKSKPGKNLGKTTGWIHRSSLTNRGVRMVSACEYHKVDDQGLHLSIAGEPQVLDVDTVIICAGQEPMRELADSITGKTVHLIGGADVAAELDAKRAINQGCRLAADI, from the coding sequence ATGACCACTCCCTACCCACATCTACTGGCACCGCTTGATCTGGGTTTCACTACGCTGAAAAACCGGGTCTTGATGGGCTCCATGCACACCAACCTGGAAGAACAACCAAACGGCTTTGAACGACTGGCGACTTATTTTGCCGAGCGTGCTGCCGGTGGTGTGGGACTGATTGTGACAGGGGGTATCGCCCCTAACGAAGAGAGTGGTGGTATGCCCGGTGCCGCTACCATGGAAACCATGGATGATGTGAGACACCATCAGATCGTTACCGACGCCGTACATCGAGCTGGCGGTAAAATCTGTATGCAGATTCTCCATACCGGTCGTTATGCCTATCATCCGAAAAGCATTGCCCCCAGTGCCATTCAGGCTCCCATCAATCCGTTCAAGCCCAGGGAGCTGACCTCTGATGAGATCGACGGGCAGATCGAGAGCTTTGTGCAATCCGCCGCGCTGGCAAAACAAGCAGGTTACGATGGCGTTGAAATCATGGGCTCTGAAGGTTACTTCATCAATCAGTTCATTGTTGAACGTACCAACCAGCGAAAGGACGACTGGGGTGGAGAATACAGCCAGCGAATTCGTCTGCCGGTAGCGATGGTCAAACAAACCCGGGACAGGGTTGGCCCGGACTTCATCATTATTTATCGTCTCTCCATGCTGGATCTGGTTGAAGGTGGCAGTAGCTGGGATGAGATCGTTCAACTGGCCAAAGCCATTGAGCAGGCGGGTGCCACCATTATCAATACCGGTATTGGCTGGCACGAAGCCCGAATCCCTACTATCGCAACAATGGTGCCAAGGGCTGCCTTTACCTGGGTTACGGCAAAAATTCGCCATGAAATCAATATTCCGGTCATTACTTCCAACCGGATCAACATGCCGGAAACCGCAGAACAAGTCCTGGCCCGTGGTGATGCAGACATGGTGTCCATGGCTCGCCCGATGCTGGCCGATGCCCAGTGGGTGAACAAAGCGGCTGAAGGCAGAGCCGATGAAATCAATACCTGCATTGGCTGTAACCAGGCCTGCCTTGACCATGTCTTTTATCTGCAACCCGTCAGCTGTCTGGTCAATCCCAGGGCATGCCATGAAACCGAGCTGAATTACCTGCCCACCAGTGCACCCAAAAAGCTTGCTGTTGTGGGAGCAGGTCCAGCCGGGATGGCATTTGCCACTACAGCGGCCTATCGTGGCCACAACGTCACACTCTTTGATGCGGCAGACAGAATCGGCGGACAGTTCAATATCGCCAAAACCGTGCCGGGCAAGGAAGAGTTCGAAGAGACCCTGCGCTACTTCAAACGACAGATCGAGCTCACCGGCGTTGCACTGAAACTAAACCACAAAGTCACGGCAGAAGAGCTGGAAAACAGCGATTTTGACCAGGTTATCATTGCCACCGGTATCACCCCCAGAAAGCTGGAGTTGGAAGGTATTGATCACGCCAAGGTCCTGAGCTATCTGGATGTATTCAAGGGAGCGCCTGTTGGCAACAAGGTAGCCGTCATCGGTGCCGGCGGTATTGGTTTTGATTTGTGTGAACTGATTACTCAGGAAGGTTCGTCCAGCAGCCTTGATATCCCCGCCTTTATGAAAGAGTGGGGCGTGGATATGACACTGGAAAACCGTAGCGGCCTGCTGCCCGAAAGTGAACACCCCAAATCTTCGAAGGAAGTCTTTCTGCTGCAGCGGAAAAAGAGCAAGCCCGGTAAGAACCTTGGCAAAACCACTGGCTGGATACACCGCTCATCACTGACTAACCGAGGCGTTCGTATGGTATCAGCCTGTGAGTACCACAAGGTTGATGATCAAGGCCTGCATCTGTCCATTGCCGGTGAGCCTCAGGTACTTGATGTGGATACCGTTATCATCTGTGCAGGCCAGGAGCCCATGCGTGAACTGGCTGATAGTATCACCGGCAAGACCGTTCACCTGATTGGCGGTGCCGATGTCGCTGCGGAGCTGGATGCCAAGCGAGCAATCAATCAGGGCTGCCGACTGGCTGCAGACATCTAG
- a CDS encoding D-hexose-6-phosphate mutarotase, with product MFTSHLSFEATLSPSISRHSLNGLTIVKIQSPTCDAAISLHGGQLIQFKPAGHQDVIWLSNKAIFSAEKAIRGGVPVCWPWFGPVSSPSHGFARISQWQLLDLTDNEQLVTIRLKLSASKQTQTLWPHDFSAVLTFTMGETLRINLEMTNTGESSWQWSGALHTYFNIAEATETWITGAGTTYIDNRQNNLFCETSEALIINQPIDRVYTAPDETIDIHDQGNQRIIHVRNEGHNTAVIWNPWKELSRSMGDMSDDGYETMVCVEANQYAKDLASGALLMPGENNALSTEISVTSLA from the coding sequence ATGTTCACCAGTCACCTGTCTTTCGAAGCAACCCTGAGCCCTTCCATTAGCAGACACAGCCTGAATGGCCTGACCATTGTGAAAATTCAGAGCCCAACATGCGACGCGGCAATATCCCTTCACGGTGGCCAGCTGATTCAGTTCAAACCGGCTGGGCATCAGGATGTTATCTGGCTCAGCAACAAAGCCATCTTCTCAGCAGAAAAAGCCATACGTGGTGGCGTCCCGGTCTGCTGGCCCTGGTTTGGGCCAGTTAGCAGCCCTTCACACGGTTTTGCACGAATCAGTCAATGGCAGTTGCTGGACCTTACCGACAATGAACAGCTAGTTACCATTCGTCTGAAACTCAGTGCCAGTAAACAGACGCAGACTCTCTGGCCCCATGATTTCAGTGCAGTTCTCACCTTTACCATGGGAGAAACGCTGCGCATCAATCTGGAAATGACCAACACTGGCGAGAGCTCCTGGCAATGGAGTGGTGCTCTGCACACCTACTTCAATATTGCTGAAGCAACCGAAACCTGGATTACCGGTGCAGGTACTACCTACATCGACAACCGACAAAATAATTTGTTCTGCGAAACATCCGAAGCCCTGATCATCAATCAGCCTATTGACCGGGTTTATACTGCCCCGGATGAAACCATCGACATCCATGATCAGGGTAATCAGCGCATTATCCATGTCCGAAATGAAGGGCATAACACAGCCGTTATCTGGAACCCATGGAAAGAGCTGAGCAGAAGCATGGGCGATATGAGTGACGACGGTTACGAGACAATGGTTTGCGTTGAAGCCAACCAATATGCAAAAGACCTTGCATCAGGTGCGCTGTTGATGCCTGGTGAAAACAATGCATTAAGCACGGAAATCAGCGTTACTTCTTTAGCATAA
- a CDS encoding TetR/AcrR family transcriptional regulator has product MTVRKPYHHGNLQQKLLEEATRMIGEQGVDGISMRSLAERVGVSRTAAYHHFKDKNALLCAIAEQGFEKWQRHFAQLMREQSGDMNGWLKAFVRSYLDLSWQYPEEYDLMFGRPVWKNGAPTESLKEASFACFQDYVNLIRRLRQALEGGQDRGKLKDVDCLRLAQVSWSMLHGMSRLLNDGIYLDRNAIDAMSDSAVEMILAAATR; this is encoded by the coding sequence ATGACGGTCAGAAAACCGTACCATCATGGCAACCTTCAACAGAAGCTGCTTGAAGAGGCAACCCGGATGATTGGCGAACAGGGGGTGGACGGTATTTCCATGCGCAGCCTGGCCGAGCGGGTAGGGGTTTCCAGAACGGCAGCCTATCACCACTTTAAAGATAAAAACGCATTGCTCTGTGCCATCGCCGAGCAGGGCTTTGAGAAGTGGCAGAGACATTTTGCGCAACTGATGCGTGAACAGTCCGGGGATATGAACGGCTGGTTAAAGGCCTTTGTCCGTTCCTATCTGGATCTTTCCTGGCAGTATCCGGAGGAGTATGACCTGATGTTTGGTCGTCCGGTCTGGAAAAATGGTGCGCCAACAGAGAGTTTGAAAGAAGCCTCTTTTGCCTGTTTTCAGGACTATGTCAACCTTATCCGGCGGTTAAGACAAGCATTGGAAGGAGGGCAGGACAGGGGTAAGTTAAAAGATGTTGATTGTCTGCGCCTTGCCCAGGTGAGTTGGAGCATGCTGCATGGAATGAGTCGTTTATTAAATGATGGGATCTACCTGGATAGAAACGCCATTGATGCGATGTCCGACAGCGCCGTGGAAATGATTCTGGCCGCAGCAACCCGATGA
- a CDS encoding NTP/NDP exchange transporter — protein sequence MSSDPEFGKWRERFWPVHSHELKKLIPMILMFYLILFNYTILRDTKDTLVVTGAGSGAEIIPFLKLWVNVPFAIGFTLIYSRMSNLVRRNTLFYLVIATFILFFVFFALWLYPNRDSLHFHASSDYLQSVLPPGFKGLIAVMRNWTFSLFYVMSELWGSVCLSMLFWGFANHINTIAESKRFYALFGMMGNLALPTAGYFVYVASGVRENLPEGVDCWGYSLNLMTGVLTLGGVLIILIYWWMNRYVLSDPGLYHQLGSHEPANEKLSLSLRDSFKMIIHSRYLLCIALLVISYGVCINMVEVTWKNQLRMQFPDPNNYNQFMGLFSTCTGLVTILMMLFLTNNVIRYFGWTFAALCTPVILLITGSLFFCFVLFRDWLPESLMLTLGVAPLMLTVILGAIQNILSKSTKYALFDPTKEMSYIPLTPEQKVKGKAAVDIIGNPTGKSTGSLIQQVLMVMLGSLSAIAPYVAVIVLCFFAVWIASARSLGRRFSEITDKKHME from the coding sequence ATGAGTTCTGATCCTGAGTTTGGCAAATGGCGGGAGCGGTTCTGGCCGGTTCACAGTCATGAGTTGAAAAAGCTTATTCCGATGATTTTGATGTTTTACCTGATTCTTTTTAATTATACGATTCTCAGGGATACTAAAGATACCCTGGTCGTCACCGGTGCCGGTTCCGGTGCCGAAATTATTCCATTTCTGAAACTCTGGGTTAATGTTCCTTTTGCCATCGGGTTTACCCTGATTTATTCGCGAATGAGTAACCTGGTCAGGAGGAATACCCTTTTTTACCTGGTTATAGCCACATTTATCCTTTTCTTTGTTTTTTTTGCCCTCTGGCTCTACCCCAACCGGGATAGTCTTCATTTTCATGCCTCATCGGATTACCTGCAAAGTGTTTTACCACCGGGGTTCAAGGGCCTGATTGCGGTGATGCGTAACTGGACCTTCTCCCTGTTTTATGTTATGTCGGAGTTATGGGGCAGTGTCTGCCTGTCCATGCTGTTCTGGGGATTTGCCAATCATATCAACACCATTGCCGAGTCAAAACGGTTTTATGCCTTGTTTGGCATGATGGGGAATCTGGCGCTTCCCACCGCAGGCTATTTTGTCTACGTGGCCTCCGGAGTCAGGGAGAACCTGCCCGAAGGGGTGGATTGCTGGGGTTATTCCCTTAATCTGATGACCGGTGTGCTGACGTTGGGTGGGGTTTTGATTATTTTGATTTACTGGTGGATGAATCGTTACGTCCTGAGTGACCCCGGCTTATACCATCAGCTGGGCAGCCATGAGCCAGCCAATGAAAAACTGAGCCTGTCCCTGCGTGACAGCTTCAAAATGATTATTCATTCCAGATATCTCTTGTGCATTGCCCTGCTGGTGATCAGTTATGGGGTGTGCATCAACATGGTGGAGGTTACCTGGAAAAATCAGCTCCGCATGCAGTTTCCTGACCCGAACAATTACAATCAGTTTATGGGACTGTTTTCAACCTGCACCGGGTTGGTGACGATCTTGATGATGCTGTTTCTTACAAACAATGTGATCCGCTATTTTGGCTGGACATTCGCGGCACTGTGTACACCGGTAATATTATTGATCACCGGGTCTCTGTTTTTCTGTTTTGTCCTGTTCCGGGACTGGTTGCCTGAAAGCCTGATGCTTACCCTGGGGGTGGCACCACTAATGCTGACAGTTATTTTGGGGGCAATACAAAATATTTTGAGTAAATCGACCAAATACGCGTTGTTCGATCCCACCAAGGAGATGAGTTATATCCCCCTGACGCCGGAACAAAAGGTAAAGGGTAAGGCTGCCGTGGATATTATTGGTAATCCCACCGGGAAATCAACGGGCTCACTGATACAGCAGGTATTGATGGTGATGTTGGGGTCACTGTCTGCCATTGCACCCTACGTTGCGGTGATTGTCCTCTGCTTCTTCGCGGTCTGGATTGCATCTGCCCGGTCGTTGGGCAGGCGATTTTCGGAAATCACAGATAAGAAGCATATGGAATGA